A single genomic interval of Anopheles marshallii chromosome 2, idAnoMarsDA_429_01, whole genome shotgun sequence harbors:
- the LOC128710231 gene encoding nuclear pore complex protein Nup107: MSTLERSLQVLDESTVQSNRGLLRSKASMRYMQQQQSLVGRQLTSSLLGDGMFDSVQDVGMFRTPESDRGSQLSLAAGSTVSYTNANMRECTKQLCEEFLQVVQRYRNASDVFDAMDELVRSLDETLVQINHTAKQLLPAGRERHLHAEEMWLNAERDTWKLMVSLYRDRMITQKQDYEMDDLPLVNSEQTIISHLYHGNANLREYQMIVDWLEHMALYQNQSELTHYMNRTVAWENTLHQLLEVGQTAFGSGRPLVKSLDPDASIREKRPLHDLDMEDQTQLAKQVFLDIRQGQLKEAQIKCENYGQAWKAAILEGWRLHHDPNYGAEKDFHTRESIDGNPRRDLWKKFAWQMAESRMLDPYTKAAIGSLCGHLDSIVDVLSEHSWNDVLWAYVKVQIDIRVESEIRSHCIKSYLPMSDRYWNGKKSLEQIFDALDAHKNVRICTAAKDVDKVIQKYIMLDDIPELMRIVDEWLEGKEVVLIPQMLRFLTHFVMFLRQIGKTFQDDIGDRVVKRYVEYLITLGVPHMVAFYTAALPPNMQLLLYSHFLDTISDSMQRKQALEDAYSYGLDVPTMTVYTVERCRMMEPKTDDSAPTASGKLSELDELKIGSLEWLTFYPEQRGELLWQTNSLIRYFLARRSIEAARKTFAVIPADTMELIFTHYGSKDDIPCREEVSIREHLCYQTYLAAIQGYNDWSHIFYNGKPKPPPVVKISNFTERVTSEHREESYRKELINWEARIADVTTLTRDLLYNVLLFPEAGWLVDTDTMKPIPEDDEDWLNRAVQMENLRKLCIPEIVLLLHQLHTLTDRHSENLLLADVLSSESRKLYSVFPKHKLAETLTKIAESSLTLMNSRKDPFVGDSAKK, from the coding sequence ATGAGCACACTAGAGCGCAGTTTGCAGGTTTTGGATGAATCGACGGTGCAATCCAATCGGGGATTGTTGCGATCCAAGGCATCGATGCGTTacatgcagcaacagcagtctCTCGTAGGGCGTCAGTTGACAAGCTCCTTGCTAGGTGATGGCATGTTTGATTCCGTGCAAGACGTGGGAATGTTTCGGACGCCGGAATCGGATCGCGGCAGTCAATTAAGCTTGGCGGCGGGTAGTACGGTGAGCTACACCAATGCCAACATGCGCGAATGCACCAAGCAACTGTGCGAAGAGTTCCTGCAGGTGGTGCAACGGTACAGGAACGCATCGGACGTGTTCGATGCGATGGATGAGCTGGTCAGATCGTTAGACGAAACGCTCGTGCAGATCAACCATACTGCAAAGCAGCTGCTACCAGCGGGCCGCGAGCGTCATCTACATGCAGAAGAGATGTGGTTGAATGCGGAGCGTGATACGTGGAAATTGATGGTGTCTCTGTATCGCGATCGAATGATAACACAAAAGCAGGACTACGAGATGGACGATTTACCACTGGTCAACAGTGAGCAGACGATTATTTCCCATCTTTACCACGGCAATGCAAACCTGCGCGAGTATCAGATGATTGTGGACTGGCTTGAGCATATGGCACTGTACCAGAACCAGAGCGAGCTGACCCACTACATGAACCGTACGGTGGCGTGGGAAAATACGCTTCATCAGCTGCTGGAGGTGGGTCAAACCGCGTTCGGGAGCGGCCGTCCGTTGGTGAAGAGTCTCGATCCCGACGCATCGATTCGTGAGAAGCGTCCACTGCACGATCTCGACATGGAAGATCAGACGCAACTAGCCAAGCAGGTGTTTCTCGATATTCGCCAAGGCCAACTGAAGGAGGCACAGATTAAGTGCGAAAATTATGGCCAAGCGTGGAAGGCAGCTATACTGGAGGGATGGCGTCTGCACCATGATCCAAACTACGGGGCGGAGAAAGATTTTCACACGCGGGAATCCATCGACGGTAATCCGAGACGGGATCTGTGGAAAAAGTTCGCCTGGCAGATGGCGGAAAGCCGTATGCTGGATCCGTACACGAAGGCTGCGATTGGATCACTGTGCGGGCATCTCGATTCGATAGTGGATGTACTGTCCGAACACTCCTGGAACGATGTGCTGTGGGCGTACGTCAAGGTACAGATTGACATACGGGTGGAAAGCGAGATACGGTCCCACTGCATCAAGAGCTACCTGCCGATGTCCGATCGTTACTGGAACGGGAAGAAGTCGCTGGAACAAATCTTCGACGCGCTCGACGCACACAAAAACGTGCGCATCTGTACGGCGGCTAAGGATGTGGACAAGGTGATCCAGAAGTACATTATGCTGGACGACATTCCGGAGCTGATGCGCATCGTAGACGAATGGTTGGAGGGAAAGGAGGTGGTGTTGATCCCACAGATGCTACGGTTCCTGACGCACTTTGTCATGTTTTTGCGGCAGATTGGAAAGACCTTTCAGGACGACATTGGCGATCGGGTGGTAAAACGATACGTGGAGTACTTGATAACGCTCGGGGTGCCCCACATGGTAGCTTTCTACACGGCTGCACTGCCACCGAACATGCAGCTACTGTTGTACTCTCATTTTCTCGACACTATAAGCGACAGTATGCAGAGAAAGCAGGCACTGGAGGATGCGTACAGTTATGGCTTGGACGTACCGACCATGACGGTATATACAGTGGAACGGTGCCGTATGATGGAGCCGAAAACCGATGACTCAGCACCGACTGCTTCCGGCAAGTTGAGCGAGCTGGACGAGCTGAAGATAGGCTCCCTCGAATGGCTTACCTTCTATCCGGAGCAACGTGGTGAGCTTTTGTGGCAAACCAACAGCCTCATACGCTACTTCCTAGCCCGGCGCAGCATCGAAGCTGCCCGGAAAACATTCGCCGTTATACCGGCCGACACCATGGAACTCATATTCACCCACTACGGTTCGAAGGATGACATCCCTTGCAGGGAAGAAGTCAGCATACGAGAACATCTCTGCTACCAGACGTATCTGGCCGCGATTCAGGGATACAACGATTGGTCACATATTTTCTACAACGGCAAACCGAAACCACCGCCGGTGGTGAAGATATCGAACTTCACCGAACGTGTCACATCCGAACATCGGGAAGAATCGTACCGGAAGGAGCTGATCAATTGGGAGGCGCGAATCGCCGACGTGACAACACTAACGCGCGATCTTCTATACAACGTGCTACTGTTCCCCGAGGCGGGCTGGTTGGTAGACACGGACACAATGAAACCAATCCCAGAAGACGACGAAGATTGGCTAAACCGGGCAGTACAGATGGAGAACTTACGGAAGCTTTGCATTCCCGAGATAGTGTTACTGTTGCACCAGCTGCACACACTAACCGATCGGCACAGTGAAAATCTGTTGCTAGCGGATGTGCTGAGTTCCGAATCGCGCAAACTGTACAGCGTGTTTCCCAAGCACAAGCTGGCTGAGACGCTGACCAAGATAGCAGAATCGTCTCTAACGCTCATGAACAGCCGGAAAGACCCGTTTGTGGGAGACAGCGCAAAGAAGTAA
- the LOC128710232 gene encoding U6 snRNA-associated Sm-like protein LSm1, with the protein MDNPLFGTAHMLYEVDKKLMVLLHDGRTLIGYLRSVDQFANLVLHRTIERIHVGNEYGDIQRGVVIIRGENVVLLGEIDREKESNLPLREISVDDILDAQRREQEARQEKHRLVAKALKERGLNMNSEMAQDEF; encoded by the exons ATGGACAATCCACTGTTCGGCACCGCGCATATGCTTTATGAAGTTGATA AAAAATTAATGGTTCTGCTGCACGATGGACGAACGCTGATCGGTTACCTGCGAAGTGTGGATCAGTTCGCTAATCTGGTGCTACACCGTACCATTGAGCGGATACACGTCGGTAATGAGTACGGTGATATACAGCGCGGTGTGGTGATCATCCGCGGTGAAAATGTGGTACTGCTGGGAGAAATT GACCGCGAGAAAGAAAGTAACTTGCCGCTGAGAGAAATCTCCGTCGACGATATTCTGGATGCACAGCGGCGCGAACAGGAGGCCAGACAGGAAAAGCATCGACTGGTGGCGAAAGCACTGAAGGAGCGAGGGTTGAACATGAATTCCGAGATGGCTCAGGACGAGTTTTAG
- the LOC128710230 gene encoding uncharacterized protein LOC128710230 produces the protein MTDVEESTKVRLDQEIANRLQNEHPEQFITLVRMHLSFELDLNTDTENDPAGLDKQKLKKWKGFHKKAKGCTSAKATSPEMAKAALTKANIDDLKQLIAFLEQEENISQEGIFRKTGSLTRQNELKNLLLQGNMLPLDGTGYTAHDCASVLKSFLADLPEPLLTELYYPAYCQVADLFHSKEASQAARSDDRLLNALQLLLLLLPEENNILLRHIIELLHLTIQHEATNKMSAVNLATLFTPHLICPRKQSPEALHTTAQHMSGIVGFMIETGPRLFHIPSKLATDIRAYFVEQRRRKTMSPEHILNESTTSDSVANTVYTFVDREKTAEAHIMNSTDTALAQLYAHIQSLPESSKKKKLVSKFNRQNGYGTPLQVLMLREKNGSGSGGTGLSSGGGGGLKYPRSISDSIKRHIFHKSIMSRTPKQRTGSGSQTPTTFQTPSGTSYGSGGPRQRVLFQSPVSASDSPASVGSPACIKRCSSVSSSSSSLSSMSSHSSAGNTNAGFLMRTISSESSSSSNSSTTLEQKPISIRGVDVSKAETLKRRSSGELVGELTDEQHRCGSIEHDSNAIDSDRKRSKVDERTEKEQMGRTKSALMVRFGVVDTVAGCNPMEDNEPPPPEDDEDFVEQEDDDIGGSENEDEGEFSNDELLMVADGVHGEADGFEDCERILSDTEEDRYGSSVLGETRSRYRSEPNLSTIGYHHQHQCRGNLDQKLLTTRNNEVPRTKGSLGGENADMDGKSQPVTPGGGAGTSAGGSTKQRINFFKNKLIKGVSMGNLRFPFVSDGNKGSKKSNNRSVETLNRTGLKTVHDTATVRDSFADCTFLPTLRSSIPIASIGRNGSSDDNSNELPETQPTVQAGTSWTANCLTSTPGPSTLLSGRNSMSPITKSTQRMPKSMQESIMTPRSRKPVMLLAAMNANDQQQLSTTCASFSSLKEEDEEMDLEPAAGVSTLNGGAMPSSSRFGNEVGLPPIPTHFPSKGNIESGCVVVHGGGGGDGVGDVAEGDQVSASLTSPFRDYLLSRGLMPTESPADLSFASQSDDFESSAEILDQLSESKMSESLLYCMNGNEPKDKDGTKGPAATVQRLFERVDSELDETAL, from the exons ATGACGGATGTTGAAGAGTCCACCAAGGTACGATTGGATCAGGAAATTGCGAACAGACTGCAAAATGAGCATCCGGAACAGTTCATTACTTTGGTACGGATGCACCTGTCGTTTGAACTGGATCTCAACACCGATACAGA aaacgacCCAGCCGGATTAGATAAGCAGAAGCtgaagaaatggaaaggatTTCACAAGAAAGCGAAGGGCTGCACATCGGCCAAGGCGACCTCACCGGAAATGGCAAAAGCAGCACTGACGAAGGCCAACATTGATGACCTGAAACAGCTTATTGCCTTCTTGGAGCAGGAAGAGA ACATTTCGCAGGAAGGAATATTCCGAAAAACCGGCTCATTGACACGCCAAAATGAGCTGAAAAACTTGCTCTTGCAAGGCAATATGTTACCGCTAGATGGGACCGGTTACACAGCGCACGATTGTGCAAGTGTGTTGAAAAGTTTCCTTGCCGATCTCCCGGAGCCACTGCTCACCGAGCTTTATTACCCGGCGTACTGCCAGGTGGCCGATCTTTTCCATTCGAAGGAAGCCTCTCAAGCGGCACGTAGTGACGATCGTTTGCTGAATGCACTGCAGCTACTGTTGCTTCTGTTGCCGGAGGAGAATAATATTCTGCTGCGGCACATCATCGAGCTGTTGCATCTCACGATACAGCACGAAGCAACCAACAAGATGTCGGCGGTAAATTTGGCCACACTCTTCACACCGCACCTGATCTGCCCGCGTAAACAATCCCCGGAGGCGCTACACACGACAGCTCAACATATGTCCGGTATCGTGGGTTTTATGATCGAAACTGGGCCGCGCTTGTTTCACATACCATCGAAGCTGGCGACCGACATACGGGCGTACTTTGTGGAACAACGACGTCGTAAAACCATGTCACCCGAGCACATCCTGAACGAGTCTACGACGTCCGACTCGGTTGCCAACACCGTGTACACGTTCGTCGATCGGGAGAAAACGGCCGAGGCACACATCATGAATTCCACTGATACGGCTCTGGCCCAACTGTACGCCCATATTCAGAGTTTGCCCGAGTcatcgaagaagaaaaagctgGTGAGCAAATTTAATCGCCAGAATGGGTACGGCACACCGCTGCAGGTTTTGATGCTGCGGGAGAAGAATGGTTCCGGTTCGGGAGGAACCGGCCtgagtagtggtggtggtggtgggttgaAGTATCCCCGTTCGATAAGTGATTCCATTAAGCGTCACATCTTCCACAAATCGATCATGTCACGGACACCGAAACAAAGGACGGGCAGTGGCAGCCAAACACCGACCACGTTTCAG ACCCCGAGCGGAACGAGCTACGGCAGTGGTGGCCCGAGACAGCGAGTTCTTTTCCAGAGTCCCGTCTCGGCGTCCGATTCCCCGGCCAGTGTTGGGTCTCCGGCGTGCATTAAACGTTGCTCGTCCGTAtcgtcttcgtcgtcgtcACTTTCCTCGATGTCATCGCACTCGTCGGCGGGTAACACTAACGCAGGGTTCTTGATGCGAACGATCAGTAGTgaaagtagcagcagcagtaactcTTCCACCACACTTGAGCAAAAGCCCATCTCCATCCGTGGGGTGGATGTATCGAAAGCTGAAACACTGAAACGACGATCGTCCGGTGAGCTGGTGGGAGAATTAACCGACGAACAGCACCGGTGTGGCAGCATTGAGCACGATTCTAATGCGATCGATTCTGATCGTAAGCGAAGTAAGGTTGATGAGCGTACGGAAAAGGAACAAATGGGACGAACGAAATCAGCGCTAATGGTGCGTTTCGGTGTCGTCGATACCGTTGCGGGATGCAATCCGATGGAAGACAACGAACCGCCTCCTCCCGAAGACGATGAAGATTTTGTTGAGCAGGAAGACGACGATATCGGTGGAAGTGAAAATGAAGATGAGGGTGAATTCTCCAACGATGAACTCCTGATGGTCGCTGACGGAGTGCATGGCGAAGCGGACGGATTCGAAGACTGTGAAAGGATATTGAGCGATACCGAGGAAGATCGGTACGGTTCGTCGGTTTTGGGTGAAACCCGCTCCCGATATCGTTCGGAACCAAATCTCAGTACAATCGGTTATCACCACCAGCATCAGTGTCGGGGAAATCTCGATCAAAAATTATTGACCACACGTAACAACGAGGTGCCACGAACGAAAGGTAGCTTAGGCGGTGAAAATGCTGATATGGATGGAAAATCTCAACCAGTAACACCGGGTGGCGGAGCCGGTACATCAGCTGGTGGTTCGACCAAGCAGCGAATAAATTTCTTCAAGAACAAACTCATCAAGGGTGTATCGATGGGCAATTTGCGCTTTCCGTTCGTTAGCGATGGTAACAAGGGAAGCAAGAAAAGCAACAATCGATCGGTCGAAACATTAAACCGCACAGGCCTAAAAACGGTGCACGACACCGCAACGGTCCGTGATAGTTTTGCCGACTGTACCTTTCTGCCTACGCTACGATCATCCATACCGATCGCGTCGATCGGACGCAATGGATCGAGCGATGATAATTCAAACGAATTGCCCGAAACGCAGCCGACCGTACAAGCTGGAACTAGCTGGACGGCGAATTGTTTAACCAGTACACCCGGACCGagcacactccttagcggtcGCAATTCCATGTCGCCCATCACGAAAAGTACCCAAAGGATGCCAAAATCGATGCAG GAATCGATCATGACACCGAGATCACGTAAACCGGTCATGTTACTGGCCGCCATGAACGCAAACGACCAGCAGCAACTCTCGACGACCTGTGCCAGTTTTTCAAGCCTGAAAGAGGAAGATGAAGAAATGGACCTAGAACCGGCGGCAGGAGTTTCTACGTTAAACGGTGGCGCTATGCCATCATCATCCCGTTTCGGTAACGAAGTGGGTCTTCCACCGATACCCACCCACTTCCCGTCTAAAGGTAACATTGAATCCGGTTGCGTGGTTGttcatggtggtggtggtggtgatggtgttggtgatgTTGCTGAGGGCGACCAAGTGTCGGCTTCCTTGACGAGTCCCTTTCG AGATTACCTGCTCAGTCGCGGTTTGATGCCGACCGAAAGCCCCGCCGATTTGTCGTTCGCTAGCCAGTCGGATGATTTTGAATCATCAGCGGAAATTTTGGACCAACTTAGTGAATCGAAGATGAGCGAAAGTTTGCTGTACTGTATGAATGGTAACGAACCAAAGGACAAGGACGGTACAAAAggaccagcagcaacagtacaGCGATTATTCGAGCGTGTCGATTCCGAACTGGACGAGACGGCACTGTGA
- the LOC128708506 gene encoding exostosin-3: MNSYDSLGNNGAGPSGTAAVCHWLKHMKLYRVVLIVVVCSLTLPFVFYNLLVHEESSVQHNDIHRTRSQLFTFEDVSPLKAADLKLRIDEMLRMKGTVSLELRDLESRRQKLQSDIGLYNQKIDELKQELARQQTELDRLKISVEQAQVAQREAVLRNTPELALPRALFSDSLPVEMRPIGAEQRRACKMSTCFDHSRCSLTSGFPVYLYDPDTTSVVSEGYDIDGFLKTTIKLTLGYNAHLTTDPKKACVFVVLVGEALSEHEVLKNNRYNTAQGGGSNRSIADSAALHQSSLNVTRLRLLPYWGGDGRNHVLLNFARREIGPGTGNMLQGRTMDTGRAMLVQSSFEESQLRVGFDLIAPPILGPPGGDVWQECAPMLPARRKYLLSFQGELHGQNGTMGVAGPRGTDDTESDTVDEFIIEHLKEMSSGRTQDYFMLQFECVPATEQRSPSGLREWSLCGTDNSRKAVLKESTFALLLAPGGGSTSSTLLQARLYEALRAGAIPLVLGGDQVQLPYAETIDWRRVVISLPKARITELHFLLRAIPDADLLTMRRQGRLVWERYLSSVQSTVDTIVASLRNRLGIPPKPIPSVVAHSVFNASFVPLKSDPVIDTEPEESLGPIEPPYPSPAFRRNYTATLVQSREMWNDWADPFALYPQLPFDPVLPSDAKFIGSHMGFRPIGKGAGGTGKEFGESLGGNYPREQFTIVILTYEREQVLMDSLSRLYGLPYLHKVIVVWNSPKPPLEDLRWPDIGVPVHVVRAPRNSLNNRFLPFDAIETEAVLSVDDDAHLRHDEILFGFRVWREHRDRVVGFPGRFHAWDVNSLDSWNYNSNYSCELSMVLTGAAFIHKYYTYLYTYTLPQAIRDKVDEYMNCEDIAMNFLVSHVTRKPPVKVTSRWTFRCPGCPVSLSEDDTHFQERHKCINFFTKVFGYTPLLNTQYRADSILFKTRIPHDKQKCFKFI; encoded by the exons ATGAACAGCTACGACTCGCTTGGCAACAACGGAGCTGGCCCGTCCGGGACCGCAGCCGTTTGCCACTGGCTGAAGCACATGAAACTATATCGGGTCGTGCTAATCGTGGTGGTTTGCTCCTTAACGCTACCGTTCGTCTTCTACAATCTGCTCGTGCATGAAGAATCGAGCGTCCAGCACAACGACATCCACCGTACTCGGTCCCAGCTCTTCACGTTCGAGGATGTGAGCCCACTGAAGGCGGCCGATCTGAAGCTGCGCATTGACGAGATGCTGCGTATGAAGGGTACGGTGTCGCTTGAGCTGCGCGATCTTGAATCCCGCCGCCAGAAGCTACAGTCGGACATTGGGCTGTACAATCAGAAAATTGACGAACTAAAGCAGGAACTCGCCCGCCAACAGACGGAACTGGATCGGCTCAAGATCTCCGTCGAACAGGCGCAGGTAGCGCAACGTGAAGCGGTCCTACGCAACACACCGGAACTGGCGCTTCCGCGTGCCCTATTTTCCGACTCGCTGCCGGTTGAGATGCGACCGATCGGTGCCGAACAGAGACGAGCGTGTAAAATGAGCACCTGTTTTGATCATTCGCGCTGCAGCCTCACATCCGGGTTTCCGGTGTATCTTTACGATCCGGACACTACATCCGTTGTTAGCGAGGGATACGATATCGACGGTTTCTTGAAGACCACCATCAAGCTAACGCTCGGTTATAATGCACACCTCACGACGGATCCGAAAAAGGCGTGCGTATTCGTCGTGCTCGTCGGTGAAGCACTTTCCGAGCATGAAGTTCTGAAGAACAACCGCTACAACACCGCCCAAGGAGGAGGTTCGAACCGGTCCATTGCTGATTCCGCCGCATTACACCAATCAAGTCTAAACGTTACCCGGCTCCGATTGCTTCCATACTGGGGTGGAGATGGCCGGAACCATGTGCTGCTGAACTTTGCCCGCCGGGAAATAGGGCCCGGTACGGGTAACATGCTGCAGGGACGCACGATGGACACGGGTCGTGCAATGTTGGTGCAGTCCAGCTTCGAGGAAAGTCAACTTCGAGTCGGTTTCGATCTGATTGCGCCGCCCATACTAGGACCACCCGGTGGCGATGTGTGGCAAGAGTGTGCCCCAATGCTCCCGGCCAGACGGAAGTATCTGCTCAGCTTTCAGGGCGAACTACACGGTCAGAATGGTACGATGGGTGTGGCCGGACCTCGCGGTACGGATGACACCGAAAGCGACACGGTGGATGAGTTCATTATCGAGCATCTGAAGGAAATGTCCTCGGGCAGGACGCAAGATTACTTTATGCTGCAGTTCGAGTGTGTACCAGCCACGGAGCAACGAAGTCCGTCGGGATTGCGCGAGTGGTCCCTGTGCGGCACGGATAATTCACGCAAAGCCGTGCTGAAGGAATCGACCTTTGCATTGCTGCTTGCGCCGGGAGGAGGAAGCACGAGTTCCACGTTGCTGCAGGCACGTCTTTACGAAGCACTGCGAGCCGGGGCAATTCCGCTGGTGCTTGGAGGTGATCAGGTGCAGCTACCGTACGCGGAAACGATCGATTGGAGGCGTGTTGTGATATCGCTACCGAAGGCACGCATAACCGAATTACACTTTCTGCTGCGTGCCATTCCCGATGCCGATTTGCTAACGATGCGCCGCCAGGGTCGGTTGGTGTGGGAACGCTACCTTAGCTCGGTACAATCGACCGTCGATACGATCGTGGCCAGTCTGCGCAATCGGCTCGGCATCCCGCCGAAACCGATACCCTCGGTGGTAGCGCACAGCGTGTTCAATGCATCGTTCGTTCCGCTGAAATCAGATCCCGTCATCGATACCGAGCCGGAAGAATCACTCGGGCCCATTGAACCACCGTACCCTAGTCCGGCATTCCGCCGTAACTACACCGCGACGCTCGTACAATCGCGCGAAATGTGGAACGATTGGGCGGATCCATTTGCACTCTATCCGCAGCTTCCGTTCGATCCCGTACTGCCTTCGGATGCGAAGTTTATCGGCTCGCACATGGGCTTCCGGCCGATCGGGAAGGGTGCGGGTGGTACCGGGAAAGAGTTTGGTGAATCGCTGGGAGGAAACTATCCGCGCGAACAGTTCACGATCGTCATACTGACGTACGAACGGGAGCAGGTGCTGATGGATTCGCTAAGCCGGTTGTACGGACTGCCGTACCTGCACAAGGTGATTGTCGTCTGGAACTCGCCGAAACCACCGCTGGAGGATCTCCGCTGGCCGGACATTGGTGTGCCGGTACACGTCGTTCGGGCACCGCGCAACTCACTCAACAATCGCTTTCTGCCGTTCGATGCGATCGAAACCGAAGCGGTACTATCGGTGGACGACGATGCACATCTGCGCCATGATGAGATACTGTTCGGCTTTCGCGTCTGGCGAGAACACCGGGACCGAGTGGTTGGTTTTCCCGGTCGGTTCCATGCGTGGGACGTGAACTCGCTTGACTCGTGGAACTACAACTCGAATTATAGCTGCGAGCTGAGCATGGTACTGACCGGGGCCGCCTTCATACACAAGTACTACACGTACCTGTACACGTACACGCTACCGCAGGCGATCCGGGACAAGGTGGACGAGTACATGAACTGTGAGGACATTGCGATGAACTTTCTCGTATCGCACGTAACACGCAAACCACCGGTAAAGGTAACATCCCGCTGGACGTTCCGATGTCCCGGGTGTCCGGTGTCGCTCAGCGAGGACGATACCCACTTCCAGGAGCGCCACAAGTGCATTAATTTCTTTACCAAG GTGTTTGGGTACACACCCTTGCTGAACACTCAGTACCGGGCCGATTCGATCCTGTTCAAAACGCGAATACCACACGACAAACAgaaatgctttaaatttatctaa